One window from the genome of Candidatus Didemnitutus sp. encodes:
- a CDS encoding LOG family protein, with translation MNENQFWHSTDGQILTVKTKNGTDSVSLTLAFWPRHPAEMDFLKAHLAELRFTERSSLARIGIEMIAQGAPTVDGHRLVLDVVCSLYDQSFPNAPYWKKLLRPGVPAGRLFFAPAAAKLSTKEIWDAVQANQLKLPNTISIDSQGRVFFTPHAVSYTLNPRLTRLNFEHIVSGYAGRSFIDKVQIRHDASPLTIPPRAGILTSCSLYLKEHFVVLSPGEGNFGLHTSAVLLDPVKTFGTNVMLEIYNKGDQPVVNPMVSVEVFRSPPSEDTEFKALAKRRTRLLSTVSTLYKCLDDYPAVDTGGAKPKTKITVRGQSATMANRAVVVRANDEDLKKLLEAGSCPLGAHTVIEALDNAPADADTLVADYFPDLLEHMELITRLGDVKLKRVIFRRASRTHGYFLSSNAHARLDTFNSLGIPVYWHDEMTNDLYLHTYKKGHAFFVREEMAKKFQESPILAFYGSAVQLDADDTARISSLVEKLSGFIGPNIGVLTGGGGGVMRLATETARAKGALTGACFLELEAQPPELGVDFFNTFQETSRHFRQKWFEVADFCIFNVGGVGTLEEIGIELCNLKLGIRPRTPYVFFGSGFWKDLEKQLALMIREKRAPAWMKDYVLFSEDPDEVLRFYRKTLQVL, from the coding sequence ATGAACGAAAACCAATTCTGGCACAGCACCGATGGCCAGATTTTGACGGTCAAGACCAAGAACGGCACCGACTCCGTCAGCCTCACCCTCGCCTTCTGGCCGCGCCATCCCGCCGAGATGGACTTTCTCAAGGCGCACCTTGCCGAGCTGCGCTTCACCGAGCGCTCGTCGCTCGCACGCATCGGCATCGAGATGATCGCGCAGGGCGCGCCCACCGTCGACGGCCACCGTCTCGTGCTCGACGTCGTGTGCTCGCTCTACGACCAGAGTTTCCCGAACGCGCCGTATTGGAAGAAACTCCTCCGCCCCGGCGTGCCCGCCGGCCGCCTCTTCTTCGCGCCCGCCGCCGCCAAGCTTTCGACCAAGGAAATCTGGGACGCCGTGCAGGCCAACCAGCTCAAGCTCCCCAACACCATCTCCATCGACTCGCAGGGCCGCGTGTTCTTCACCCCGCACGCCGTCAGCTACACGCTCAACCCGCGCCTCACGCGCCTGAATTTCGAGCACATCGTCTCCGGCTACGCCGGCCGCAGCTTCATCGACAAGGTCCAGATCCGTCACGACGCCTCGCCGCTCACCATCCCGCCGCGCGCCGGCATCCTCACGAGCTGCTCGCTCTACCTGAAGGAGCACTTCGTCGTGCTCAGCCCCGGCGAGGGCAACTTCGGCCTCCACACCAGCGCCGTGCTGCTCGATCCGGTGAAGACGTTCGGCACGAACGTCATGTTGGAAATCTACAACAAGGGCGACCAACCCGTCGTGAACCCCATGGTCTCCGTCGAGGTCTTCCGCTCGCCGCCCTCCGAGGACACCGAGTTCAAGGCGCTCGCGAAACGCCGCACACGCCTCCTCTCCACCGTCAGCACGCTCTACAAGTGCCTCGACGACTACCCCGCCGTCGACACCGGCGGCGCCAAACCGAAAACCAAAATCACCGTCCGCGGCCAGAGCGCCACGATGGCCAACCGCGCCGTCGTCGTCCGCGCCAACGACGAGGACCTCAAGAAACTCCTCGAAGCCGGCTCCTGCCCACTCGGCGCGCACACCGTCATCGAGGCCCTCGACAACGCGCCCGCCGACGCCGACACGCTCGTGGCCGACTACTTCCCCGACCTGCTCGAGCACATGGAGCTCATCACGCGCCTCGGCGACGTGAAGCTCAAGCGCGTCATCTTCCGCCGCGCCTCGCGCACCCACGGCTACTTCCTCTCGTCCAACGCCCACGCGCGCCTCGACACCTTCAACTCCCTCGGCATCCCCGTCTACTGGCACGACGAGATGACCAACGACCTCTACCTCCACACCTACAAGAAAGGCCACGCCTTCTTCGTGCGCGAGGAGATGGCGAAGAAATTCCAGGAGTCGCCCATCCTCGCGTTCTACGGCTCCGCCGTGCAACTCGACGCCGACGACACCGCGCGCATCTCCTCGCTCGTCGAAAAACTCAGCGGCTTCATCGGCCCGAACATCGGCGTGCTCACCGGCGGCGGCGGCGGCGTCATGCGCCTCGCCACCGAGACCGCCCGCGCGAAGGGCGCGCTTACCGGCGCCTGCTTCCTCGAACTTGAGGCCCAACCGCCCGAGCTCGGCGTGGACTTCTTCAACACGTTCCAGGAAACCTCGCGGCACTTCCGCCAAAAATGGTTCGAGGTCGCCGATTTTTGCATCTTCAACGTCGGCGGCGTCGGCACGCTCGAGGAGATCGGCATCGAACTCTGCAACCTCAAGCTCGGCATCCGCCCGCGCACGCCCTACGTGTTCTTCGGCTCCGGCTTCTGGAAGGACCTCGAGAAACAACTCGCGCTGATGATCCGCGAGAAACGCGCCCCGGCGTGGATGAAGGACTACGTCCTCTTCTCCGAAGACCCCGACGAAGTCCTCCGCTTCTACCGCAAGACGCTGCAGGTGCTCTGA
- the purD gene encoding phosphoribosylamine--glycine ligase, protein MASQLPTSVLVVGSGGREHALVRSLLASPAKPRVICAPGNAGIAQDVACHAVAADNIAGLVELAQRERVEFVVVGPEVPLSLGLVDALTKIGIPAYGPKADGARLEASKVFTKQILLKYGIPTAAAGIFTEVAPALDYIRRRGAPIVIKADGLAAGKGVVVAQTLAEAEAAVHDMLAGNKFGSAGSQILVEDCMFGDETSILVVVSGRDYVILPVSQDHKRVGDGDTGPNTGGMGTYSPAEVVTPELLARIDREIVKPSVDAIASEGIDFRGTLFIGIMLTASGPSVLEYNTRFGDPETQVVLPRLRTDVLALLWRAATGTLAGTTLDVRPEAALCVVVAAKGYPEKFPKGDVITFPAALPPSTTIFHAGTAKNAAGDIVTNGGRVLGVTALAPTLREAANRAYAACDALQCASKYFRRDIGARQLNRR, encoded by the coding sequence GTGGCGTCGCAACTTCCCACCTCCGTCCTCGTCGTCGGTTCCGGCGGGCGCGAGCATGCGCTCGTGCGCTCGCTGCTCGCCTCTCCCGCCAAGCCGCGCGTGATTTGCGCGCCGGGCAATGCTGGCATCGCGCAGGACGTCGCGTGCCACGCCGTCGCCGCTGACAACATCGCCGGCCTCGTCGAGCTCGCGCAGCGCGAACGCGTGGAATTCGTCGTCGTCGGCCCCGAAGTCCCGCTCTCGCTCGGCTTGGTCGACGCGCTCACGAAAATCGGCATCCCCGCCTACGGCCCCAAGGCCGACGGCGCGCGCCTCGAAGCCTCGAAGGTTTTCACGAAGCAGATCCTGCTCAAATACGGCATCCCCACTGCCGCCGCCGGCATCTTCACCGAGGTCGCGCCCGCTCTCGACTACATCCGCCGCCGCGGCGCGCCGATCGTGATCAAGGCCGACGGCCTCGCCGCGGGCAAAGGCGTGGTCGTCGCGCAAACGCTCGCCGAGGCCGAGGCCGCCGTGCACGACATGCTCGCAGGCAACAAATTCGGCTCCGCCGGCAGCCAGATTCTCGTCGAGGACTGCATGTTCGGCGACGAAACCTCGATCCTCGTCGTCGTCTCGGGCCGCGACTACGTGATCCTGCCCGTCTCGCAGGACCACAAACGCGTCGGCGACGGCGACACCGGCCCGAACACCGGCGGCATGGGCACCTACTCGCCCGCCGAAGTCGTCACGCCCGAACTCCTCGCGCGCATCGACCGCGAAATCGTGAAACCTTCCGTCGACGCCATCGCCAGTGAAGGCATCGATTTCCGCGGCACGCTCTTCATCGGCATCATGCTGACCGCGAGCGGCCCGAGCGTCCTCGAATACAACACCCGCTTCGGCGACCCCGAGACGCAAGTCGTCCTCCCGCGCCTGCGCACCGACGTCCTCGCTCTCCTCTGGCGCGCCGCCACTGGCACGCTCGCCGGCACGACACTCGACGTCCGTCCCGAGGCCGCGCTGTGCGTTGTCGTCGCCGCGAAAGGTTATCCGGAAAAATTTCCCAAGGGCGATGTCATCACTTTTCCCGCCGCGCTGCCGCCCAGCACGACGATCTTCCACGCCGGCACGGCAAAAAACGCCGCCGGCGACATCGTCACCAACGGCGGCCGCGTCCTCGGCGTGACCGCGCTCGCGCCGACGCTCCGCGAAGCCGCCAACCGCGCCTATGCCGCCTGCGACGCGCTCCAGTGCGCCTCGAAATACTTCCGCCGCGACATCGGCGCCCGCCAACTCAACCGCCGATGA
- a CDS encoding low molecular weight protein arginine phosphatase: MPAPGPIIVVCTANICRSPMAEGLLAHALAAENGPLKKLQVASAGVAARPGDYVSENSVVALKKVGIDISGHRAQPLTQDMLDSALLVLCMTESHRSLIELQASPVPARLHLFRDFLPAGASREIADPFGGPLKLYEASRDEMVEAIPSILAQLKSLVSTS, translated from the coding sequence ATGCCAGCTCCGGGCCCCATCATCGTTGTCTGCACGGCGAACATCTGCCGCAGCCCCATGGCCGAAGGGCTGCTCGCCCACGCCCTCGCCGCCGAAAACGGTCCGTTGAAAAAACTTCAAGTCGCCTCCGCCGGCGTCGCCGCGCGCCCCGGCGATTACGTTTCGGAAAACTCCGTCGTCGCGCTCAAGAAAGTCGGCATCGACATCTCGGGACATCGCGCGCAGCCGCTGACGCAGGACATGCTCGACTCGGCGCTGCTCGTCCTGTGCATGACCGAATCCCATCGCAGTCTCATCGAGCTCCAAGCCTCGCCCGTGCCCGCGCGCCTGCACCTGTTCCGCGATTTTCTCCCCGCCGGTGCCAGTCGCGAGATCGCCGATCCGTTCGGCGGACCGCTCAAACTCTACGAAGCCAGCCGCGACGAGATGGTCGAAGCCATTCCCAGCATCCTCGCCCAACTGAAATCGCTCGTCTCCACCTCCTGA
- a CDS encoding CHASE domain-containing protein yields the protein MEIPAAPSALVARRREIVAALVIVGAALSFAGWGFVRQTEQRRIEATFQRRSSVHMRLARERLLLHQEVVRGLRAYFEHSDDVTLQEFSDYTRPLFERLPAARAFQWAPRVTREKRPAFEAARLAVGGAPGFHIWERDVPTQLGTAAIPARDRAEYWPITWVEPLAGNEPSLGFDLSASVVTRPILDAARATRHMQISPQVRLIRTTATDRGSGVIFITPVFHTDLPGAAPDGFAGFIQAIFSVDSLLKQVHAENPDDALDFAYYDDSAQFDHLKLLYARINGREYSGSRDAATSVIEAPRFPANPTDAMSETFDVGGRKWRIVVAPNPVWETRQRTLVPWLVLAVELGFVALAALFAHGLLSRTARIEREVKDRTAELLESRRRLASILSDMPGAAYRCAPTSPFAVEFVSEGIVDLCGYTAEDFVSGRAHWIERLRTEDLAECERRINEAIAKQGTFELEYRVRHADGSERHIWERGHAVYDASGRAIALEGLKVDATARKEAESRAREFDRQMVETQKLESLGVLAGGIAHDFNNLLTAILGNASLARQSLAATSPVHAQLQQIERASRRAADLCGQMLAYAGKSQLTTSRVNLSELVRDTTSLLQVSLPKSARLDLRLHSALPAVQADATQLRQIVMNLVMNAAESIVEGSGQVTLHTFATEMTRHQLRGAVERPDLPHGLYVGLEVTDTGVGMPAEMLARIFEPFFSTKFSGRGLGLSAVLGIVRSHHGALFVESQPGVGSTFRLLLPAAPAAAKTPPAPSPTPGAPGAANRPELRGTVLVVDDEMHVRDMTSLALQMAGLEAVEAPDGETALRLCREHSPAIDLILLDLTMPGLSGEETLRRLRMQGGQQKVILISGYSAIDTAKRCAQLGAVAFLQKPFEISALLAELKKHLAR from the coding sequence ATGGAAATTCCGGCCGCCCCCTCGGCCCTCGTGGCCCGTCGCCGCGAAATCGTCGCGGCCCTCGTCATCGTCGGCGCAGCGCTCTCGTTCGCCGGCTGGGGTTTTGTCCGGCAAACCGAGCAGCGCCGCATCGAGGCGACGTTCCAGCGGCGCTCCTCGGTGCACATGCGGCTCGCCCGCGAGCGCCTGCTCCTGCACCAGGAAGTCGTCCGCGGACTGCGCGCGTATTTCGAGCACTCCGACGACGTCACCCTGCAGGAATTCTCCGACTACACGCGCCCGCTGTTCGAACGCCTGCCCGCCGCGCGCGCCTTCCAGTGGGCACCGCGCGTGACCCGCGAAAAACGCCCGGCCTTCGAGGCCGCCCGCCTCGCCGTCGGCGGCGCGCCTGGTTTCCATATCTGGGAACGCGATGTGCCGACGCAGCTCGGCACCGCCGCCATCCCCGCCCGCGACCGCGCCGAATACTGGCCCATTACCTGGGTCGAACCGCTCGCCGGCAACGAGCCCTCGCTCGGCTTCGACCTCTCCGCGAGCGTCGTCACGCGCCCGATCCTCGACGCCGCCCGCGCCACCCGGCACATGCAGATCAGCCCGCAGGTGCGGCTCATTCGCACCACCGCCACCGATCGCGGCTCCGGCGTCATCTTCATAACGCCGGTCTTCCACACCGACTTGCCGGGCGCCGCGCCGGACGGATTTGCCGGATTCATCCAGGCGATCTTCTCGGTCGATTCTCTGCTCAAGCAGGTCCACGCGGAAAATCCCGACGACGCGCTCGACTTCGCCTACTACGACGACAGCGCGCAATTCGACCACCTCAAGCTCCTCTACGCCCGCATCAACGGCCGCGAATACAGCGGCAGCCGCGACGCCGCCACCTCCGTCATCGAAGCGCCGCGATTCCCGGCCAATCCCACCGACGCGATGAGCGAGACCTTCGACGTCGGCGGCCGCAAGTGGCGCATCGTCGTCGCGCCCAATCCCGTGTGGGAAACTCGCCAGCGCACCCTGGTCCCGTGGCTCGTGCTCGCAGTCGAGCTCGGCTTCGTGGCGCTCGCGGCTCTCTTTGCCCACGGCCTTCTCTCCCGCACCGCGCGCATCGAACGCGAGGTGAAGGATCGCACCGCCGAACTCCTCGAAAGCCGCCGCCGCCTCGCCTCGATCCTCTCCGACATGCCCGGCGCGGCCTATCGCTGCGCCCCCACCTCGCCCTTCGCCGTCGAGTTCGTCAGCGAGGGCATCGTCGACCTGTGCGGCTACACCGCCGAGGATTTCGTGAGCGGCCGCGCCCACTGGATCGAGCGCCTCCGCACGGAGGACCTCGCCGAATGCGAACGCCGCATCAACGAAGCGATCGCGAAACAAGGCACCTTCGAACTCGAATACCGCGTCCGCCACGCCGACGGCAGCGAGCGGCACATCTGGGAGCGCGGCCACGCCGTCTACGACGCCAGCGGCCGCGCCATCGCGCTCGAAGGCCTCAAGGTCGACGCCACCGCGCGCAAGGAGGCCGAGTCCCGCGCCCGCGAATTCGACCGCCAAATGGTCGAGACGCAAAAGCTCGAGAGCCTCGGCGTGCTCGCCGGCGGCATCGCCCACGACTTCAACAATCTCCTCACCGCCATCCTCGGCAACGCCTCGCTCGCGCGCCAGTCGCTCGCCGCCACCAGCCCGGTCCACGCCCAGCTCCAGCAGATCGAACGAGCCTCGCGCCGCGCCGCCGACCTCTGCGGCCAGATGCTCGCCTACGCCGGCAAAAGCCAGCTGACCACCAGCCGCGTCAACCTCTCCGAACTCGTCCGCGACACCACGAGCCTCCTCCAAGTCTCGCTGCCCAAGAGCGCCCGCCTCGACCTCCGGCTGCACAGCGCCCTCCCGGCCGTCCAGGCCGACGCCACGCAACTCCGCCAGATCGTGATGAACCTCGTGATGAACGCCGCCGAGTCCATCGTCGAGGGCTCCGGCCAGGTCACGCTCCACACCTTCGCCACCGAGATGACCCGACACCAACTGCGCGGCGCGGTCGAACGGCCGGATTTGCCCCACGGTCTCTACGTCGGCCTCGAGGTCACCGACACCGGCGTCGGCATGCCCGCCGAGATGCTGGCGCGCATCTTCGAACCGTTCTTCAGCACGAAATTCTCCGGCCGCGGCCTCGGCCTCTCCGCCGTGCTCGGCATCGTCCGCAGCCACCACGGCGCCCTGTTCGTCGAATCGCAGCCGGGCGTCGGCTCGACCTTCCGCCTCCTGTTGCCCGCCGCCCCCGCGGCCGCCAAGACCCCGCCAGCTCCGAGCCCGACGCCGGGAGCACCGGGCGCCGCCAACCGGCCGGAATTGCGCGGCACCGTGCTGGTGGTCGATGACGAGATGCACGTGCGCGACATGACCTCCCTCGCGTTGCAAATGGCCGGACTGGAGGCCGTGGAAGCGCCCGACGGCGAAACCGCGCTTCGCCTCTGCCGCGAGCACTCCCCCGCGATCGATTTGATCCTCCTCGACCTCACGATGCCCGGCCTCTCCGGCGAGGAGACGCTCCGCCGCCTGCGCATGCAAGGCGGCCAGCAAAAGGTGATCCTCATCTCCGGCTACAGCGCCATCGACACCGCCAAGCGCTGCGCGCAGCTCGGCGCGGTCGCATTCCTGCAAAAACCGTTCGAAATCTCGGCCCTCTTGGCCGAGCTGAAAAAACACCTCGCCCGGTAA
- a CDS encoding serine hydroxymethyltransferase has protein sequence MSLHSAPLAQLDPALHAAIAGELSRQQHHIELIASENFTYPAAMEAQGSVLTNKYAEGYPAKRWYGGCEYVDQVETLAIERAKQLFGAEHANVQPHSGAQANTAVYAAVLQPGDKLLGMNLSHGGHLTHGNPANFSGKLYNFCQYGVREDNGLIDYDELAAVAQREKPKMITVGASAYSRTIDFARMGEIARSVGAYLFADIAHIAGLVASGVHPSPVPHADFVTTTTHKTLRGPRGGLILCKAAHAKAIDSAVFPGTQGGPLMHVIAAKAVCFGEALKPEFKTYSQQVVKNAAALADAMVARGYKIVSGGTDNHLMLVDLRAKLPNLTGKVAQETLDRANITCNKNTVPFETRSPFQASGIRLGSPAMTTRGFGPAEFQQVAALIDQVLVAIGTEQEAAALAEVKAKVVALTGNFPLPYRA, from the coding sequence ATGTCGCTCCACTCCGCTCCCCTCGCCCAACTCGATCCCGCCCTGCACGCCGCCATCGCCGGCGAGCTCTCGCGTCAGCAGCACCACATCGAGCTGATCGCCTCGGAAAACTTCACCTATCCTGCCGCCATGGAGGCGCAGGGCAGCGTGCTCACGAACAAATACGCCGAAGGCTACCCCGCGAAGCGCTGGTATGGCGGCTGCGAATACGTCGACCAGGTCGAGACGCTCGCGATCGAGCGCGCCAAGCAGCTCTTCGGCGCCGAGCACGCCAACGTCCAGCCGCACTCCGGCGCGCAGGCCAACACCGCCGTCTACGCCGCCGTGCTCCAGCCCGGCGACAAGCTCCTCGGCATGAACCTCAGCCACGGCGGCCACCTCACGCACGGCAACCCGGCCAACTTCTCCGGCAAACTCTACAACTTCTGCCAATACGGCGTCCGCGAGGACAATGGCCTGATCGACTACGACGAGCTCGCCGCCGTCGCCCAGCGCGAGAAACCCAAGATGATCACCGTCGGCGCCTCCGCCTACTCACGCACGATCGACTTCGCGCGCATGGGCGAGATCGCCCGCAGCGTCGGCGCGTATCTCTTCGCCGACATCGCGCACATCGCCGGCCTCGTCGCCTCGGGCGTCCACCCGTCACCCGTGCCGCACGCGGACTTCGTCACGACCACGACGCACAAGACGCTCCGCGGTCCGCGCGGCGGCCTCATCCTCTGCAAGGCCGCCCACGCGAAGGCGATCGACTCCGCCGTGTTCCCCGGCACGCAGGGCGGCCCGCTCATGCACGTCATCGCGGCCAAAGCCGTGTGCTTCGGCGAGGCGCTGAAGCCCGAGTTCAAAACCTACTCGCAGCAGGTCGTGAAGAACGCCGCCGCTCTCGCTGACGCCATGGTCGCGCGCGGCTACAAGATCGTTTCCGGCGGCACCGACAACCACCTCATGCTCGTCGATCTCCGCGCCAAGTTGCCCAACCTCACCGGCAAGGTCGCGCAGGAGACGCTCGATCGCGCCAACATCACCTGCAACAAGAACACCGTGCCCTTCGAAACGCGTTCGCCGTTCCAGGCCTCGGGCATCCGCCTCGGCTCGCCCGCGATGACCACGCGCGGCTTCGGCCCGGCCGAGTTCCAGCAGGTCGCCGCCTTGATCGACCAAGTCCTCGTCGCCATCGGCACGGAGCAGGAAGCCGCCGCGCTGGCCGAAGTGAAGGCGAAGGTCGTTGCCCTCACCGGCAACTTCCCGCTGCCCTACCGCGCTTGA